One segment of Anatilimnocola aggregata DNA contains the following:
- a CDS encoding dihydrodipicolinate synthase family protein, producing the protein MPRPIRGVLPIAHTPFTAGDEIDYASLRKQIDWAIDVGADGVCTGMVSELLRLTHDERLQLTDELAAITAGRGCVVMSVGAESVKQALIFTRRAAAAGCDAVMAVPPISCGVPAEELLHYYASLADASPLPVIVQDASGYVGKSIPISVQAELLKRYGNEKILFKPEASPIGPLLSELRDMTSGQARVYEGSGGILLIDSFRRGIAGTMPGMEYLDAIVPLWQALVRGDDATAYRLYFPVCALVALQLQAGLDGFLAIEKYILHQRGLFATDLRRRPNSWNLDAETQAEVDRLLAILNAEVKRTPR; encoded by the coding sequence ATGCCCCGTCCCATCCGCGGCGTTCTGCCGATTGCACATACACCCTTTACTGCCGGAGATGAAATTGACTATGCGAGTTTGAGGAAGCAGATCGATTGGGCCATCGACGTGGGGGCCGATGGCGTTTGCACTGGCATGGTTAGCGAACTGCTGCGACTGACGCACGACGAACGACTGCAACTAACCGACGAACTGGCCGCCATCACTGCGGGCCGAGGTTGCGTGGTAATGAGCGTGGGTGCCGAAAGTGTGAAGCAGGCGTTGATATTCACACGCCGGGCTGCTGCCGCGGGCTGCGATGCGGTAATGGCCGTGCCGCCTATTTCGTGCGGCGTCCCGGCGGAGGAATTGCTGCACTATTATGCCAGCCTGGCCGACGCTTCGCCCTTGCCTGTAATTGTGCAAGATGCTTCGGGATATGTCGGCAAGAGCATTCCTATCAGCGTGCAGGCCGAACTTCTCAAGCGTTACGGCAACGAGAAGATTCTCTTCAAACCCGAAGCGTCGCCCATTGGGCCGCTCCTTTCCGAACTGCGAGACATGACCAGCGGGCAGGCGCGCGTGTACGAAGGCTCTGGCGGAATCCTGCTGATCGATAGCTTTCGCCGCGGTATTGCCGGGACCATGCCGGGCATGGAATATCTCGATGCCATCGTGCCGCTCTGGCAAGCACTCGTGCGCGGCGACGATGCGACCGCCTATCGACTTTACTTTCCGGTCTGCGCTCTGGTTGCCCTGCAGCTGCAAGCGGGACTCGATGGCTTCTTGGCAATTGAAAAGTACATCCTGCATCAGCGCGGGCTGTTCGCGACCGATTTGCGGCGGCGACCCAACTCGTGGAACTTGGACGCCGAGACGCAGGCAGAGGTTGATCGACTACTGGCAATTCTGAATGCCGAAGTGAAACGAACGCCGCGATAG
- the pdxA gene encoding 4-hydroxythreonine-4-phosphate dehydrogenase PdxA translates to MNPLPRIAVTMGDPAGVGPELCLRLLQNEELAREVTPIIFGDAGVLQRVAAHLGWTFNAPVITTAEWPEKHRTITVPAVLDLQCVTAVDVIPCRVNANTGHAAYQYLDRAIAAGLAGEIAGICTGPINKAALHAAGHHYPGHTEILAERMQVDRWCMMLTSPEITCSFVTAHVGYHEVPQLLTSERILEVIELTHAAMRRLREREPKLVCCGLNPHAGEDGLFGNREEERIIAPALAMARAKGIQIEGPLPPDTCFLTWRRAATDAYICMYHDQGHIPLKALAFDTAINTTLGLPVIRTSVDHGTAFDIAWQGIAGPSSLFAAVRLAAKLAVQPH, encoded by the coding sequence ATGAACCCGCTTCCCCGAATTGCCGTGACCATGGGAGACCCCGCCGGGGTTGGTCCCGAACTCTGCCTGCGATTGCTGCAGAATGAAGAGCTTGCGCGCGAAGTGACGCCGATCATCTTTGGCGATGCCGGCGTGCTGCAGCGCGTAGCAGCGCACTTAGGCTGGACGTTCAATGCACCAGTCATCACCACTGCCGAGTGGCCCGAGAAACACCGCACCATTACTGTGCCCGCGGTGCTGGACTTGCAGTGCGTGACCGCCGTCGACGTGATCCCGTGCCGCGTGAATGCGAACACAGGTCACGCGGCCTATCAGTATCTTGACCGGGCGATTGCAGCGGGGCTGGCGGGCGAGATTGCCGGCATTTGCACAGGCCCCATCAACAAAGCGGCCCTGCATGCCGCGGGGCATCATTACCCGGGACATACCGAGATTCTCGCCGAGCGGATGCAAGTGGACCGCTGGTGCATGATGCTCACGTCCCCCGAGATCACCTGCAGCTTTGTCACCGCGCATGTCGGCTATCACGAAGTGCCGCAGTTGCTCACCAGTGAGCGGATTCTCGAAGTGATCGAACTCACGCACGCCGCGATGCGCAGACTGCGCGAGCGGGAACCGAAGCTGGTCTGCTGCGGACTCAATCCGCACGCGGGCGAAGATGGTCTGTTCGGCAATCGCGAAGAGGAACGGATCATCGCACCAGCGTTAGCCATGGCCAGGGCGAAAGGAATTCAGATCGAAGGGCCGTTGCCTCCCGACACTTGCTTTCTCACGTGGCGGCGGGCGGCGACCGATGCTTACATTTGCATGTACCACGACCAAGGTCACATTCCGCTGAAGGCCCTGGCTTTCGATACTGCGATTAACACCACGCTAGGTCTGCCCGTGATTCGAACCAGCGTCGATCATGGCACCGCGTTCGATATCGCCTGGCAAGGAATCGCCGGTCCCAGCAGCCTGTTTGCCGCAGTTCGGCTGGCTGCAAAACTGGCCGTTCAACCTCATTGA
- a CDS encoding PVC-type heme-binding CxxCH protein: protein MEQVSECEMVMPVVPRTEAVRAAASFMAQQASDTSHITVPEGFTVDVAAAAPLVQHPIMAGFDDRGRLYVAENAGLNLRREDLEKQLPNSIVLLADTDDDGVFDKRTLFADKLTFPQGALWHDGWLYVASSGAIWRFRDSNGDDVADQREQIVGKFGYTGNAADVHGCFLGPEGRIYWCEGRHGHEIANAAGEIVSKGKAARIFSCEPDGTDVRTHCGGGMDNPTEVDWTAAGEMLGTANIFYHQRGDCLVHWLHGGVYPRHDQPAMHAEFRRTGELLDAVHDFGHVAVSGLCRYRPCGEGKQGFGKNWNDAWFVTEFNTHKVKSVQLAREGSSYRAEVLDFFTSSSSDSHPTDVLQDADGSLLVIDTGGWFRIGCPTSQIAKPDVLGSIYRVRKRDAAKMVDPWGKKVAWNRATAEELIALLGDTRPAVRARAVAQLVRNKNAAVPYLGKAIDEEDPLLRQHAVEALTKIGSPAALSVLRAAIENNDPVVQQLAALALGAHADGDAVDSLTSLLAKDQPAQLQLTAATALGQIAYPTAIPALVKALAGNLDRPREHALIYALIEIDDPVETRAALAHRSPLVRRAGLIALDQMPSGDLQREEVANLLSTGDLGLQTAALDVISRRPGWTDELVSSISQLLAQPELNEAQQGLVIQSLVAFHKQPAVQRLLAETLASERTPARTQLLLLEAVAQARFEQVPQALRPPLLRALRQAEANIALSAIAAVSSAADAFRDDLSQLSADGKLSAEVRLAAFAASSPGRPLQASEFAWLESQLAGEVAPALRMIAARVLGAAKLTADQQQQLTKAVAIAGPLEIIPLLAAFEHSGDETLGKSLAAAILQSPGNASLSLPQIEALLAHYPASTRTALQTLITRLQLAVQEQRSRLELLTTMLPAGNPKTGKQVFVNRQAGCFLCHRVGSEGGRVGPDLTTIGQRRNKRDLLEAIVFPSSSLARGFESHTFLLDDGRSLTGLIVREAADSLVLRAADQSEVRVSRTSIEEMKPSSISIMPAGLDNVMSRQQLADLVEYLQTLK from the coding sequence ATGGAGCAAGTTTCCGAATGTGAAATGGTGATGCCGGTAGTGCCCCGGACTGAAGCAGTCCGTGCCGCTGCCTCGTTCATGGCCCAGCAAGCATCTGATACGTCTCACATCACCGTCCCCGAGGGCTTTACGGTTGACGTTGCTGCGGCTGCTCCGCTGGTGCAGCATCCGATCATGGCAGGGTTCGATGATCGCGGCCGCTTGTATGTGGCAGAAAATGCCGGGCTCAACTTGCGCCGCGAAGATCTGGAGAAACAGCTTCCCAATAGCATCGTCCTGCTCGCCGATACCGACGACGACGGCGTTTTCGACAAACGAACTCTCTTCGCCGACAAGCTTACCTTTCCTCAAGGGGCGCTGTGGCACGATGGGTGGTTGTATGTCGCCTCGTCCGGTGCCATCTGGCGGTTTCGTGACTCGAATGGCGATGACGTCGCCGACCAGCGCGAGCAGATCGTCGGCAAGTTCGGCTATACCGGCAACGCTGCCGATGTGCATGGCTGCTTCCTAGGGCCTGAAGGTCGCATCTATTGGTGCGAGGGTCGGCATGGTCATGAAATTGCGAATGCGGCTGGCGAGATCGTTTCCAAAGGGAAAGCGGCCCGCATTTTCTCGTGCGAGCCCGATGGCACCGACGTGCGCACGCATTGTGGTGGCGGGATGGACAATCCCACGGAAGTCGATTGGACAGCGGCGGGCGAGATGCTGGGCACGGCAAACATTTTTTATCACCAACGGGGCGATTGCCTCGTCCATTGGCTGCACGGTGGCGTTTATCCGCGGCACGATCAGCCCGCCATGCACGCTGAATTCCGTCGCACGGGTGAACTGCTCGACGCGGTGCACGACTTTGGGCACGTCGCCGTCTCCGGTCTCTGTCGCTATCGCCCCTGCGGCGAAGGGAAGCAGGGATTTGGCAAAAATTGGAACGATGCCTGGTTCGTCACGGAGTTCAACACGCACAAAGTGAAGAGCGTGCAACTTGCTCGCGAGGGAAGCTCCTATCGCGCGGAAGTGCTGGATTTTTTTACATCGTCCAGCAGTGATTCGCACCCGACTGACGTGCTGCAAGATGCCGATGGCAGCTTGCTGGTGATCGATACCGGTGGCTGGTTTCGAATCGGCTGCCCCACGTCGCAAATTGCCAAGCCCGACGTGCTCGGGAGTATTTATCGTGTGCGAAAGCGCGATGCCGCCAAGATGGTGGACCCCTGGGGAAAGAAAGTCGCTTGGAATCGCGCGACTGCGGAAGAACTGATCGCCCTGCTCGGTGACACGCGCCCAGCGGTTCGCGCGCGAGCTGTGGCTCAACTTGTACGCAATAAGAATGCCGCAGTTCCTTATCTGGGTAAAGCGATTGACGAAGAAGATCCTTTGCTGCGGCAACACGCGGTCGAAGCGTTGACGAAAATTGGCTCCCCCGCCGCCCTCAGTGTGCTGCGGGCCGCTATTGAAAATAATGATCCCGTTGTGCAACAACTGGCTGCGCTCGCCCTCGGTGCGCACGCCGATGGTGACGCTGTAGACTCTCTCACCTCGCTGCTGGCCAAGGATCAACCTGCGCAGTTGCAACTGACGGCTGCGACTGCGCTCGGTCAAATCGCCTATCCGACCGCAATACCCGCATTGGTCAAAGCACTTGCGGGTAACCTCGATCGGCCGCGCGAGCATGCTCTCATTTACGCCTTGATTGAAATCGACGACCCTGTCGAAACCCGCGCTGCCCTCGCGCATCGCAGTCCGCTCGTCCGCCGTGCGGGGCTCATTGCGCTCGATCAAATGCCCAGCGGCGATTTGCAGCGGGAAGAGGTGGCGAACTTACTTAGTACTGGCGATCTAGGCCTGCAAACTGCCGCGCTCGATGTGATCAGTCGCCGTCCCGGGTGGACTGACGAACTAGTTTCCTCAATTAGCCAACTTCTTGCTCAGCCCGAACTGAACGAAGCGCAGCAAGGACTTGTAATTCAATCGTTGGTTGCTTTCCACAAACAACCTGCGGTGCAGCGACTGCTGGCCGAAACGCTGGCCAGCGAAAGAACTCCGGCTCGTACTCAGCTTCTTTTGCTGGAAGCGGTCGCCCAGGCCCGCTTCGAGCAAGTTCCTCAGGCGCTCCGCCCTCCCCTGCTCCGCGCTTTACGCCAGGCAGAGGCAAATATTGCTCTATCGGCAATTGCGGCAGTAAGTTCTGCGGCCGATGCGTTTCGTGATGACCTGAGCCAACTCAGTGCCGACGGCAAACTGTCAGCTGAAGTCCGTCTCGCCGCCTTCGCAGCAAGTTCTCCGGGCCGGCCTCTGCAAGCCAGCGAGTTCGCCTGGCTGGAATCGCAATTGGCTGGCGAAGTAGCTCCCGCGCTGCGCATGATCGCCGCCCGCGTACTTGGTGCTGCGAAGCTGACCGCCGATCAACAGCAACAACTCACCAAAGCAGTTGCGATTGCTGGCCCGCTGGAAATCATCCCACTGCTCGCAGCCTTCGAGCACTCCGGCGATGAAACTTTGGGAAAATCGCTGGCTGCTGCCATTCTGCAATCGCCTGGTAATGCATCCCTCTCGTTACCGCAAATCGAAGCGCTGCTCGCGCACTACCCGGCCAGCACCCGAACCGCGTTGCAAACACTCATCACACGGTTGCAACTGGCCGTTCAAGAGCAGCGGTCCCGACTCGAACTACTTACGACGATGCTACCCGCGGGTAATCCAAAGACCGGCAAGCAAGTCTTCGTCAATCGCCAGGCCGGCTGCTTTCTCTGTCATCGAGTGGGTTCCGAGGGCGGCCGTGTGGGGCCTGATTTGACAACGATTGGCCAGCGACGCAATAAACGCGACCTGCTCGAAGCGATTGTCTTTCCCAGTTCGTCCCTGGCACGTGGTTTCGAGTCGCACACCTTCCTGCTCGACGACGGCCGGTCGCTTACTGGGCTTATCGTGCGCGAAGCAGCTGACTCACTCGTGCTGCGCGCGGCCGATCAAAGCGAAGTAAGGGTATCACGCACAAGCATCGAAGAAATGAAACCCAGCAGCATCTCCATCATGCCTGCGGGGCTCGACAACGTGATGAGTCGCCAGCAACTGGCCGATCTCGTGGAGTATTTACAGACGTTGAAGTAA
- a CDS encoding MFS transporter, with protein MRPTTLWQAHLNGLFWGLGNGLVSTTLVTYLARELGAEGIAIGLIVASPNLAGGLRLFAPAILRWIGSRKWFAVAAFLLSCLLLLALPIVCEPKSAIDERLKLFWLVTLWGGWHFAMFLGVIALWSWLGDVAASATRGSFIGLRTSLMAVGQIVGILAAAGFAKWYPLWDPSIGRWETLAGPALAGAWCMILAIVPLIWMPEPPLISKPNDTTRQLLAAITDDRFRPLLGFWCYAGLANGVTQAAQAFFPIVVLKLPVEKTLFLIALMHIGQIIVAPLIGYWADRGNSRAIMIGSQVIVSIALLFFPLATREHPLWLTGAYLCWIAYAGLNVCLPHLMLKLSPGENSPPYISLYFALGGLVTAASSVLFGVLFDQLPRTSPVPLGPVSVDRFHLAFIVGTIMRLSAIGWLFYLPRDAGASAKLRV; from the coding sequence ATGCGCCCGACCACGCTTTGGCAAGCGCATCTCAATGGGTTGTTTTGGGGTTTGGGAAATGGGCTGGTAAGCACCACGCTGGTGACTTACCTGGCGCGCGAGTTGGGTGCCGAAGGAATCGCGATCGGGCTGATTGTTGCCAGCCCCAATCTGGCCGGCGGTTTAAGGCTTTTCGCTCCGGCAATTCTGCGCTGGATTGGCAGCCGCAAGTGGTTCGCTGTCGCCGCTTTTCTGCTCAGTTGCTTGTTGCTCTTGGCGTTGCCAATTGTGTGCGAGCCGAAGTCAGCCATCGATGAACGGCTGAAGCTTTTCTGGCTGGTTACCCTGTGGGGCGGTTGGCACTTCGCGATGTTCCTGGGCGTGATTGCCCTCTGGTCGTGGCTGGGAGATGTTGCGGCGTCTGCCACCCGAGGTTCGTTTATCGGCCTGCGCACCTCGCTGATGGCCGTTGGGCAAATCGTCGGCATTCTCGCCGCTGCGGGCTTCGCCAAGTGGTATCCGCTGTGGGATCCCTCGATCGGTCGTTGGGAGACATTGGCTGGCCCGGCGCTAGCCGGAGCATGGTGCATGATCCTGGCCATCGTCCCGCTCATCTGGATGCCTGAGCCGCCACTCATCAGCAAACCCAACGACACCACCCGGCAACTCCTCGCAGCCATCACCGACGATCGTTTCCGTCCACTGCTCGGCTTTTGGTGTTACGCCGGATTGGCCAATGGAGTAACTCAAGCGGCCCAAGCCTTCTTCCCCATTGTGGTGCTGAAGTTGCCAGTCGAGAAGACATTGTTCCTGATAGCGCTAATGCACATTGGCCAGATCATCGTTGCCCCGCTGATTGGCTACTGGGCCGATCGAGGTAACTCGCGCGCGATCATGATTGGTTCACAAGTGATCGTTTCAATCGCGCTTCTCTTTTTTCCGTTAGCCACGCGCGAACATCCCCTGTGGCTGACCGGTGCCTATCTCTGTTGGATCGCCTACGCCGGATTGAACGTCTGCCTGCCCCACCTGATGCTCAAGTTGTCGCCGGGTGAAAACTCGCCCCCGTATATCAGCCTGTACTTTGCCCTAGGTGGATTGGTGACTGCTGCCAGTTCGGTACTATTCGGGGTGCTGTTTGACCAGTTGCCGCGCACTTCGCCCGTGCCGCTGGGACCGGTCTCGGTCGATCGCTTTCACTTGGCATTCATCGTGGGGACGATCATGCGACTCTCGGCCATCGGCTGGCTGTTCTACTTACCGCGCGACGCCGGCGCTTCGGCTAAACTCAGAGTTTAG